A part of Paenibacillus sp. sptzw28 genomic DNA contains:
- a CDS encoding nitrilase-related carbon-nitrogen hydrolase, whose protein sequence is MKKLTIATTQYGLTDIRSEEEFWTGIDTKVRDAAEQGASMIVFPEYMTAHLLSLEPSMLHDEACYFLDGLTDRYIEFFGELSRECNIAIQAGTHICLEEKGEYSNKAFLFFPDGRVETQSKVHLTPEEQIRWPLVAGDELNVFDTEWGKMAILTCYDIEFPELARAAALRGAELLLCPSYTDSSFGYHRVRYCAQARAIENQLFVVLSGLVGALTEDRPQVDIGFCQAGIFTPCDLPFAADGILQVGETNENRTVLAELDFHRLRENRERGAVAPFYDRRPELYEHEHQKTLL, encoded by the coding sequence ATGAAGAAGTTAACGATAGCAACAACGCAATACGGTCTCACTGATATCCGTTCCGAAGAAGAGTTCTGGACGGGAATCGATACGAAGGTTCGGGATGCTGCCGAGCAGGGCGCCTCGATGATCGTGTTCCCGGAATACATGACGGCTCACTTGCTAAGCTTAGAGCCGTCGATGCTGCACGATGAAGCGTGTTATTTTCTGGACGGGCTAACGGATAGATATATCGAGTTCTTCGGAGAGCTAAGCCGAGAATGCAATATTGCCATACAAGCGGGGACGCATATTTGCTTAGAGGAAAAGGGCGAGTACTCGAACAAGGCATTCCTCTTCTTTCCCGACGGACGGGTGGAGACGCAGAGCAAGGTGCATCTTACGCCGGAGGAGCAGATTCGCTGGCCTCTGGTCGCGGGTGACGAGCTTAACGTATTTGACACGGAGTGGGGCAAGATGGCGATCTTGACCTGTTACGACATCGAGTTTCCGGAGCTGGCGAGGGCAGCCGCGCTTCGCGGCGCGGAACTGCTGCTATGCCCTTCTTATACCGATAGTTCCTTCGGGTACCATCGCGTGCGGTATTGTGCCCAAGCGAGGGCGATCGAGAATCAGCTGTTCGTCGTATTGAGCGGCCTCGTCGGAGCCTTGACCGAGGATCGTCCGCAGGTGGACATTGGTTTTTGCCAAGCGGGCATATTCACCCCATGCGATCTACCGTTCGCCGCGGATGGCATCTTGCAGGTCGGAGAAACGAACGAAAACAGGACGGTGCTGGCCGAACTCGACTTCCACAGGCTCCGAGAGAATCGCGAACGCGGCGCGGTAGCGCCCTTCTACGACCGCCGCCCCGAGCTATACGAACACGAACACCAGAAGACGCTACTGTAA
- a CDS encoding GNAT family N-acetyltransferase, producing the protein MTTDQISQFEKKIIIRNIEREDFDKIIALQNICFPNMGPWKLDQLESHVRTFPDGQMCVELDGDIIGSCSSLIVNFDDYLEQHTYSEITDKGYIRNHNPRGGNLYGMEVMVHTDFRRMKIGRRLYEARKRLAEQRNLKSIIVGGRIPGYHKYSDKLSPRAYAEEVLQQNIYDPVLTFQMMNGFTLKRIITNYLSDDADSENFAALLEWNNIEYRPSISKTLYKMSFPVRICVVQYMMKKIDSFEEFATQCEHYVDVASDYKSDFAVFPENFTMQLLSFLDERSPSLAVRKLTTYTTNYVELFSELAVKYNVNIVGGSHFVENNNRIYNVAHLFRRDGTIEQQYKLHISPNERKWWGINGGSSLGVFDTDCGKISIQLSSDIEYPELSRIVAEEGAQIIFVPFCAEDRQTFLRVKYCAQARAIENQVFIVTAGTVGNLTHVDNVDVQYAQSGIYTPADFSFSRDGIAGECSENTETVIMAEVDMETLERYRKSNDALSFKDRRTDIYSLQIRT; encoded by the coding sequence ATGACAACCGATCAAATCTCGCAATTCGAAAAGAAAATCATCATCCGCAACATTGAACGCGAAGATTTCGATAAAATCATTGCGCTGCAAAATATTTGTTTTCCGAACATGGGTCCCTGGAAGCTGGATCAATTGGAAAGTCACGTCCGCACGTTTCCCGATGGTCAAATGTGCGTTGAGCTCGACGGTGATATTATCGGCTCCTGTTCTAGCCTGATCGTGAACTTCGACGATTATTTGGAGCAGCATACGTATTCCGAAATCACGGACAAGGGCTATATTCGCAACCATAACCCCCGGGGCGGGAACCTCTATGGGATGGAAGTCATGGTGCATACGGATTTCCGTCGCATGAAGATCGGCAGAAGGTTATACGAGGCAAGGAAACGGCTGGCGGAGCAGCGTAACCTCAAGAGTATTATCGTAGGGGGACGCATTCCGGGGTATCACAAGTATTCCGATAAGTTGTCGCCAAGAGCTTACGCGGAGGAAGTGTTGCAGCAGAACATCTACGATCCGGTGCTGACTTTTCAGATGATGAACGGATTTACGCTGAAGAGGATCATTACCAATTATTTGTCCGATGACGCCGATTCTGAGAATTTCGCGGCCCTGTTAGAATGGAATAATATCGAATACAGGCCGAGCATCAGCAAGACGCTTTATAAAATGTCTTTCCCCGTCCGCATTTGCGTGGTCCAGTATATGATGAAGAAGATCGATTCTTTCGAGGAATTCGCCACCCAGTGCGAGCATTACGTGGACGTGGCATCGGATTACAAATCCGATTTCGCCGTTTTCCCGGAGAACTTCACCATGCAGCTGCTTTCCTTCTTGGATGAACGGTCTCCGAGCTTGGCCGTCCGGAAGCTCACGACATATACGACCAACTACGTGGAGTTATTCTCCGAACTCGCGGTCAAATACAACGTAAATATCGTAGGCGGCTCCCACTTCGTCGAGAACAATAACCGGATCTACAACGTGGCTCACTTGTTCCGCCGGGACGGCACAATTGAGCAGCAATACAAGCTGCATATTTCTCCGAACGAGCGGAAGTGGTGGGGCATCAACGGGGGTAGCTCACTCGGGGTGTTCGACACGGATTGCGGTAAAATATCGATTCAACTCAGCAGCGATATCGAGTATCCGGAGTTGTCGCGTATCGTCGCGGAGGAGGGAGCGCAGATTATATTCGTTCCTTTCTGCGCGGAAGATAGGCAGACGTTCCTGAGGGTGAAGTACTGCGCACAGGCCAGGGCGATCGAGAACCAAGTGTTCATTGTGACCGCGGGAACGGTAGGAAATCTAACCCATGTGGACAACGTAGACGTTCAGTACGCCCAGTCCGGTATCTATACGCCGGCTGATTTCTCCTTCTCTCGCGACGGCATCGCTGGGGAGTGCAGCGAGAATACGGAGACGGTCATCATGGCCGAGGTAGACATGGAAACGCTGGAAAGGTACCGTAAGTCCAACGATGCATTGTCGTTCAAGGATCGCCGGACGGACATCTATTCCTTACAAATTCGTACTTAA
- a CDS encoding molybdopterin oxidoreductase family protein — protein MHAINKPSGVFRSVCSLDCPDQCGLLVHKVDGRIVKVEGDPNHPVTQGAICNKVRHMTERLYDPKRLRYPLRRVGSKGEGRFERITWDEAIDTITANWKRLIEAYGPESILPYSFYGNMGRIGTEGMDRRFFNRLGASKLLYTICDAAGAEGYKFTMGGNFGTDPEDTVHAKLIIMWGVNAVSTNMHQVMLAEKARKNGAKIVAIDVHRNRTGRWADWFIPIVPGTDAALALGIMHILFAENMTNEAFLQDYTVGHEELRQHVRQYDPDTVSAITGVPVRDIYRLSRLYGETTPSFIRIGNGLQHHDNGGMNVRTIACLPALTGQWLKKGGGAIKGNGGYLQHNAAALQRPDLREKPSRSINMNALGSTLLELDPPIRSLYVYNSNPALVAPNVNKVREGLAREDLFTVVHELFLTETARYADIVLPATSSFENTDFYRSYWHHYIQLQQPVVAPYEESKPNVEVFRLLAAAMGFKEQAFQDTDEDLIRQALNHPTNPNISGITYEALQEKQYVKAATKPLFPGKLLTPSGKIELYSNSMEKRGFPPLPTYTPLAGDCDRQFLFIPTANHNFLNSTFAHNEKHARMEKQPKLYMNATDATALGITDGAFVRVSNERGECVLAVVVGEDVLPGVVVSQGLWADSPNGKNTVNALTPDRLADMGGGAVFFSGRVWVEKIG, from the coding sequence ATGCATGCAATAAACAAGCCGTCAGGCGTTTTTCGATCCGTATGCTCGCTCGACTGCCCCGACCAATGCGGGCTGCTCGTCCATAAAGTGGACGGGAGAATCGTCAAAGTCGAAGGCGATCCGAACCATCCTGTCACGCAAGGCGCGATCTGCAACAAGGTCCGCCATATGACGGAGCGGTTATACGATCCGAAACGGCTCCGCTATCCGCTGCGGCGCGTCGGGAGCAAGGGGGAGGGGCGTTTTGAACGGATTACCTGGGACGAGGCGATCGATACGATTACAGCTAACTGGAAACGGCTCATTGAGGCATACGGTCCCGAAAGCATCCTTCCGTACAGCTTCTACGGCAATATGGGACGCATCGGAACGGAAGGGATGGACAGGCGTTTCTTCAACCGGCTGGGCGCAAGCAAGCTGCTGTACACCATTTGCGATGCCGCCGGTGCGGAAGGATATAAGTTTACGATGGGCGGAAATTTCGGGACCGATCCCGAAGACACCGTCCATGCAAAGCTCATCATCATGTGGGGCGTGAATGCGGTCAGCACCAATATGCACCAGGTCATGCTCGCGGAGAAGGCGCGCAAGAATGGCGCCAAGATCGTCGCCATCGACGTGCACCGCAACCGAACCGGCAGGTGGGCGGACTGGTTTATCCCGATCGTCCCAGGAACCGACGCAGCCCTTGCCCTTGGCATCATGCACATCCTGTTTGCGGAGAACATGACGAATGAGGCGTTTCTGCAGGATTATACGGTCGGGCATGAAGAGCTCCGGCAGCATGTCCGGCAGTATGACCCGGATACCGTGTCCGCGATTACCGGAGTGCCTGTCCGGGATATTTACCGGCTTTCCCGCTTGTATGGCGAAACGACGCCGTCGTTTATCCGGATCGGCAACGGTCTGCAACATCACGACAACGGCGGTATGAACGTCCGGACAATTGCCTGTCTGCCGGCACTGACCGGACAGTGGCTGAAGAAAGGCGGCGGGGCGATTAAAGGCAACGGCGGCTATCTGCAGCATAATGCAGCCGCACTGCAGCGGCCGGATTTGCGGGAGAAACCGTCCCGTTCCATCAACATGAATGCGCTCGGAAGCACCCTGCTCGAACTGGATCCGCCGATCCGTTCGCTTTATGTATACAATTCCAACCCGGCGTTGGTGGCCCCGAATGTGAACAAGGTAAGGGAAGGGCTTGCCCGGGAAGACTTATTTACGGTCGTTCATGAGCTGTTTCTGACCGAAACGGCGCGATATGCTGATATCGTGCTGCCTGCAACCTCGTCGTTTGAAAATACGGATTTCTACAGGTCATATTGGCATCACTACATCCAGCTTCAGCAGCCGGTGGTCGCACCTTATGAAGAAAGCAAGCCGAACGTCGAGGTGTTCCGTCTGCTGGCTGCGGCGATGGGCTTCAAGGAGCAGGCGTTTCAGGATACGGACGAGGATCTGATCCGCCAGGCGTTGAACCATCCGACCAACCCGAATATCTCCGGTATCACATACGAAGCGCTGCAGGAAAAGCAGTATGTAAAAGCGGCGACCAAGCCGCTGTTTCCAGGAAAATTGCTGACACCGAGCGGTAAAATCGAATTGTATTCGAATTCGATGGAGAAAAGGGGATTTCCGCCTCTGCCTACCTACACCCCGCTTGCCGGAGACTGCGACCGTCAGTTCTTGTTTATTCCGACGGCGAATCATAACTTCCTCAATTCGACTTTCGCGCATAACGAGAAGCATGCTCGCATGGAAAAGCAGCCGAAGCTGTATATGAATGCGACTGATGCGACGGCGCTCGGTATCACGGACGGAGCTTTCGTCCGCGTATCAAACGAACGCGGCGAATGCGTGCTGGCAGTAGTGGTCGGCGAGGACGTTCTGCCTGGCGTTGTGGTCAGCCAAGGGCTGTGGGCCGATTCGCCAAACGGCAAAAACACGGTCAATGCGCTCACGCCGGACCGTTTGGCGGACATGGGCGGCGGCGCCGTCTTTTTCTCCGGCCGCGTCTGGGTGGAGAAAATCGGGTAG
- a CDS encoding serine/threonine protein kinase has translation MISDWKQAEEALRDVEIVGYQNNKPVSVISFSEELRCIGIGTDAAVFYYPNTPNYAFKVYSDQSLEKKKIEAGIYESLNGSRYFPECYGSGPNYLVLSYEQGITLYDCLLQGIHVPEQVIQDVEDAREFVRSLGLNPRDIHLKNVLLQEGRGKVLDVSEYDKEGNDNRWEHLVWSYKHFYTLIRGVQVPIWILETITNWYNRIDTANFGIEDFSKRVSRLFFRERK, from the coding sequence ATGATTTCAGATTGGAAACAAGCTGAAGAAGCATTGAGAGACGTTGAGATCGTTGGTTATCAAAACAATAAGCCTGTTTCCGTCATCAGTTTTTCAGAAGAATTGCGTTGTATCGGTATCGGAACGGATGCCGCGGTCTTCTATTACCCGAACACCCCCAATTACGCATTTAAAGTGTATTCCGATCAGTCATTAGAAAAAAAGAAGATTGAGGCAGGTATATACGAAAGTTTAAATGGATCGCGGTATTTCCCCGAATGTTATGGATCCGGGCCAAACTATTTAGTTTTAAGCTACGAACAAGGAATTACCCTGTATGATTGTCTTCTGCAAGGTATTCATGTTCCGGAGCAAGTGATCCAAGACGTTGAGGATGCTCGTGAATTTGTCCGAAGTCTGGGATTGAACCCAAGGGATATTCATTTAAAAAACGTTCTCTTGCAAGAAGGAAGAGGTAAAGTTCTTGATGTATCGGAATATGACAAAGAGGGAAACGATAACCGATGGGAGCATTTGGTCTGGTCGTATAAACATTTTTATACTCTGATTAGGGGCGTACAGGTACCTATATGGATCTTGGAAACCATAACAAACTGGTATAACCGGATAGATACAGCAAACTTTGGCATTGAGGACTTCTCTAAACGAGTAAGTAGGCTTTTCTTTAGGGAACGCAAATGA
- a CDS encoding Asp23/Gls24 family envelope stress response protein: MKTQELQLQSDNVEEYGLGRNKLSFEDQVIKKIAGIAVDEIEGILSMSGGFIDGVSERLGRSNVTKGITAEVGEKQVILNLNVILEYGKSAPKVFADTVKKIQNVMKDMTGLDVIEVNMHVQDVMTITEFTNPKNEDRGIEVPKVL; encoded by the coding sequence TTGAAAACACAAGAGTTGCAGTTGCAATCTGACAACGTTGAAGAGTATGGATTGGGTCGAAATAAATTATCGTTTGAAGATCAGGTAATAAAAAAGATCGCAGGCATTGCTGTGGATGAAATCGAAGGAATTCTTTCGATGAGCGGAGGATTTATCGATGGCGTTTCGGAGCGTCTTGGCCGTTCTAATGTCACCAAAGGAATAACTGCCGAGGTAGGAGAAAAGCAGGTGATTTTGAATCTGAATGTGATTCTTGAATACGGAAAAAGCGCGCCGAAAGTTTTTGCGGATACCGTGAAGAAAATTCAAAATGTAATGAAAGACATGACCGGACTGGATGTAATTGAAGTGAATATGCATGTGCAGGATGTGATGACCATTACCGAGTTCACCAATCCCAAGAACGAAGACAGAGGGATTGAAGTACCAAAGGTCCTTTAA
- a CDS encoding DUF2273 domain-containing protein, which produces MIMKSLDLLMPYRSRVIGIVIGTIISILFLTLGAGPTFLIVLLMLSGFLVGKWIDRGIKLKTLLNFLFLKK; this is translated from the coding sequence ATGATTATGAAATCCTTGGACCTGTTAATGCCCTACCGAAGTCGGGTTATAGGAATCGTCATCGGTACGATTATCAGCATCTTGTTTCTTACCCTTGGTGCGGGACCGACCTTTTTAATTGTGCTTCTTATGTTAAGCGGATTTTTGGTCGGAAAGTGGATCGACCGAGGAATCAAGCTGAAGACCCTATTAAATTTTTTATTTCTTAAGAAATAG
- the amaP gene encoding alkaline shock response membrane anchor protein AmaP yields the protein MNIIIRLASLFLGLLTVTVSAIVFFETLEMRSLTGWFNQLRDDPAYHAVIWCMSGALLVFGLAVLVKSLTARSPEPAILLDMGNGRIAISEKAIQTHIMKTVLLTDGVRSPAVHTRINNRNSFIEAEITFSIFNQVDLPGLCRKMQSEITTTVENFTDTPLKNVCITVRDLRTRDRLKVV from the coding sequence ATGAATATTATCATACGATTAGCCTCCTTATTTCTGGGTTTATTAACGGTTACTGTCTCGGCAATCGTTTTTTTTGAGACCCTGGAGATGAGAAGCTTGACCGGTTGGTTTAACCAACTCCGCGATGATCCAGCTTATCATGCGGTCATCTGGTGTATGAGCGGAGCGTTGTTGGTTTTCGGGCTTGCTGTCCTGGTAAAATCATTAACCGCTCGATCACCCGAGCCGGCTATACTACTGGATATGGGAAACGGGAGGATCGCCATATCCGAGAAAGCGATTCAGACACATATCATGAAAACGGTATTGTTAACCGATGGAGTTCGCTCTCCAGCCGTCCATACCCGGATCAATAACCGAAACTCCTTTATTGAAGCTGAGATAACGTTCTCTATATTCAATCAAGTCGACCTGCCGGGGTTGTGCCGCAAGATGCAAAGTGAAATCACAACTACAGTCGAAAACTTCACGGATACGCCTTTGAAAAACGTATGCATTACAGTCCGGGATCTGAGAACCCGGGACAGATTAAAGGTGGTATAA